The following coding sequences are from one Oncorhynchus clarkii lewisi isolate Uvic-CL-2024 chromosome 20, UVic_Ocla_1.0, whole genome shotgun sequence window:
- the LOC139377245 gene encoding dynein light chain Tctex-type 5 gives MSDLAKEKAARLLKKRGSVSSLGSHDVRAKETGGKIKDSISTVSYIDEPGHHDDNPRPAVQMENTFQLAPHRRFPVLTVNDILKDVLDSYLQEEKYEAELCRQMTKTISEVIKARVKDLMVPRYKIIVLISIGQLSDQNMRIGSRCLWDSSNDTFSSHSFKNSSLFAVANVYAVYFE, from the exons ATGTCTGATTTAGCTAAAGAAAAGGCAGCTCGTCTTCTGAAGAAGAGAGGTAGTGTGTCATCCCTTGGCAGCCATGATGTCAGAGCCAAGGAAACAGGGGGCAAGATCAAGGA TTCTATAAGCACCGTATCCTATATCGATGAGCCTGGTCACCATGACGATAACCCTCGACCCGCAGTACAGATGGAGAACACCTTCCAATTGG CACCACATAGACGCTTCCCTGTTCTCACGGTCAATGACATCCTGAAGGATGTGCTCGACAGTTACCTGCAAGAAGAGAAGTATGAAGCTGAGCTCTGTCGGCAGATGACAAAGACCATATCTGAG GTGATCAAAGCCAGGGTGAAGGATCTGATGGTTCCCCGTTATAAGATCATTGTTCTGATCAGCATCGGACAGCTCAGTGACCAGAACATGCGCATCGGGAGCCGCTGCCTGTGGGACTCCTCCAACGATACCTTCTCCTCACACTCCTTCAAAAACAGCTCTCTCTTCGCCGTGGCCAACGTCTACGCTGTTTACTTTGAGTGA